A genome region from Ottowia testudinis includes the following:
- a CDS encoding DUF2145 domain-containing protein, protein MTPRLTTILIAACALLASAAAANAGQRCDAAKPTPRVIERGLNLAQRTAATLDAEHRQHGTRVVLLARAGQDLTKYGQHWSHVGWAYRTPEGVWRVVHKLNECGTDQSIVARQGLGEFFLDDLWRHEAAWAAPPPDLQDALWHLLQDNRRAPALHQPRYSMVSYAWGTRYQQSNQWAIETLALAAEPAVQRREQAQAWLKLKDYRAATLRIGALTRLGGRMTAGNVAFDDHPNAQRFADRIETVTADSVLEWLARLSAAGAARRVASS, encoded by the coding sequence GTGACACCTCGATTGACTACTATTTTGATAGCTGCTTGCGCTTTGTTGGCAAGCGCTGCGGCCGCCAACGCGGGGCAACGCTGCGACGCCGCCAAACCCACGCCGCGCGTCATCGAGCGCGGCCTGAACCTGGCCCAGCGCACCGCCGCCACGCTGGACGCCGAACACCGTCAGCACGGCACGCGCGTGGTGTTGCTGGCGCGCGCCGGGCAGGATCTGACCAAGTACGGCCAGCACTGGTCGCACGTCGGCTGGGCCTATCGCACGCCCGAGGGTGTTTGGCGCGTGGTGCACAAGCTCAACGAATGCGGCACCGACCAATCGATCGTCGCGCGCCAGGGCCTGGGCGAGTTCTTCTTGGACGACTTGTGGCGCCACGAAGCCGCCTGGGCCGCGCCCCCGCCCGATCTGCAGGATGCGCTATGGCATCTGTTGCAAGACAACCGCCGCGCGCCGGCGCTGCACCAGCCGCGCTACAGCATGGTCAGCTACGCCTGGGGCACGCGCTATCAACAAAGCAACCAGTGGGCCATCGAGACGCTGGCGCTGGCGGCCGAGCCCGCCGTGCAGCGGCGCGAGCAGGCGCAGGCCTGGCTCAAGCTGAAGGACTACCGCGCCGCCACGCTGCGCATCGGCGCGCTCACGCGGCTGGGCGGGCGCATGACGGCGGGCAATGTGGCGTTCGACGACCATCCCAACGCGCAACGCTTTGCCGACCGCATCGAGACGGTGACGGCCGACTCGGTGCTGGAGTGGCTGGCGCGCCTGTCGGCCGCAGGCGCCGCGCGGCGCGTGGCCAGCTCGTGA